From one Streptomyces sp. Q6 genomic stretch:
- a CDS encoding DUF485 domain-containing protein, which translates to MSQPYRPYQPFSQQPPHTARSHRLPRHPDRGPADSPAGPAGELMLLRTAYRWQRRVSTLTAIGYFLTFLILSAFAPSLMTRAVTGGLSFGLLVGLCQFPVTCFAVYVYEHTARHRVDPLAYRLRRQGGAAR; encoded by the coding sequence ATGTCCCAGCCGTACCGGCCGTACCAGCCGTTCTCGCAGCAGCCGCCGCACACCGCCCGCTCGCACCGCCTCCCCCGCCACCCGGACCGCGGCCCGGCAGACAGCCCGGCGGGTCCCGCGGGCGAGCTGATGCTGCTGCGCACGGCCTACCGCTGGCAGCGCCGCGTCTCGACGCTCACCGCGATCGGCTACTTCCTCACGTTCCTGATCCTGTCGGCGTTCGCCCCGTCCCTGATGACCCGCGCGGTCACCGGCGGCCTCTCCTTCGGGCTGCTCGTCGGCCTCTGCCAGTTCCCCGTCACGTGCTTCGCGGTCTACGTGTACGAGCACACGGCGCGGCACCGCGTCGACCCGCTCGCGTACCGGCTGCGCCGCCAAGGGGGTGCCGCGCGATGA
- a CDS encoding MFS transporter, translating to MAGRKNVAVVAALMLCMALAALDSTIVSTAVPQIVGELGGFSVFSWLFSGYLLAVTVTLPLYGKLSDTLGRKPVLITGCALFLAGSLLCATAWNMGALIAFRVIQGLGGGAIQGTVQTLAADLYPLKERPRIQAKLSTVWATSSVLGPALGGILASTAGWRWIFLINLPIGAVALFFVVRHLHEPRREAAARLRVDWAGALAVFAAGGVLLTWLVQGGVAWAWASVPSVALLGTGLALVGAVVVIERRAERRWSEATSSPGRWWETGEPILPGWVWRRRTIAAVNLALAALGLLMVAPTTFLPTYAQSVLGLSPTAAGFVLSVMTLSWPVSAALSQHVYRRIGFRDTAALGITVALAVLVAFPLLPFPGAVWQPTLLSLLLGAALGLFQLPLIVGVQSTVGWAERGTATASVLFYRQIGQTVGAALFGAVANGVVSARLGSGADLDSVVRDSGTDSVRRAVDAAVDSVYIGAACAAALALLLLLTLAPRRFPVLDPLADVRPGEKSSDAQLPHQQHSPRSLENERRTD from the coding sequence ATGGCGGGCAGGAAGAACGTCGCGGTCGTCGCCGCGCTGATGCTGTGCATGGCGCTCGCCGCGCTCGACTCCACCATCGTCTCCACCGCGGTCCCGCAGATCGTGGGCGAGCTCGGCGGCTTCTCGGTCTTCTCCTGGCTGTTCTCCGGCTATCTGCTCGCGGTGACGGTCACGCTGCCTCTCTACGGCAAGCTCTCCGACACCCTCGGCCGCAAGCCGGTCCTGATCACGGGCTGCGCCCTGTTCCTGGCGGGCTCGCTGCTCTGCGCGACGGCCTGGAACATGGGCGCCCTGATCGCGTTCCGCGTGATCCAGGGGCTGGGCGGCGGCGCGATCCAGGGCACGGTCCAGACGCTGGCCGCCGATCTGTACCCGCTGAAGGAACGCCCCAGGATCCAGGCGAAGTTGTCGACCGTGTGGGCCACGTCGTCCGTCCTCGGCCCCGCGCTCGGCGGCATCCTCGCCTCCACCGCCGGCTGGCGCTGGATCTTCCTGATCAACCTGCCGATCGGCGCCGTCGCGCTCTTCTTCGTCGTACGGCATCTGCACGAGCCGCGCCGTGAGGCTGCCGCGCGCCTCCGCGTCGACTGGGCGGGCGCGCTCGCCGTGTTCGCGGCCGGCGGGGTGCTGCTGACCTGGCTGGTGCAGGGCGGCGTCGCCTGGGCGTGGGCCTCCGTGCCCTCCGTCGCCCTGCTCGGTACGGGACTCGCGCTCGTCGGGGCCGTCGTCGTCATCGAGCGGCGGGCGGAAAGGAGGTGGAGCGAAGCGACGTCGTCACCGGGGCGGTGGTGGGAGACGGGCGAGCCGATCCTGCCCGGGTGGGTGTGGCGGCGGCGCACGATCGCCGCGGTCAATCTGGCGCTCGCTGCGCTCGGCCTGCTGATGGTCGCGCCGACCACCTTCCTGCCGACGTACGCCCAGTCGGTGCTCGGCCTGTCGCCCACGGCCGCCGGGTTCGTGCTGTCCGTGATGACGCTGAGCTGGCCGGTGTCGGCGGCCCTGAGCCAGCACGTCTACCGCAGGATCGGCTTCCGGGACACGGCCGCGCTCGGCATCACGGTGGCGCTCGCCGTCCTCGTCGCCTTCCCGCTGCTGCCGTTCCCCGGCGCGGTCTGGCAGCCCACGCTGCTCAGCCTGCTGCTCGGCGCGGCCCTCGGCCTCTTCCAGCTCCCGTTGATCGTCGGCGTGCAGTCCACGGTCGGCTGGGCGGAGCGCGGCACGGCCACCGCCTCGGTCCTCTTCTACCGGCAGATCGGGCAGACGGTCGGCGCGGCCCTGTTCGGCGCGGTCGCCAACGGGGTCGTCTCGGCCCGCCTCGGCAGCGGCGCCGACCTCGACTCGGTGGTCCGCGACTCCGGCACGGACAGCGTGCGCCGGGCGGTCGACGCGGCGGTCGACTCCGTCTACATCGGCGCGGCCTGCGCGGCGGCGCTCGCGCTCCTGCTCCTCCTGACGCTGGCCCCGCGCCGCTTTCCGGTCCTCGACCCGCTAGCGGATGTTCGCCCCGGCGAGAAGTCATCCGACGCACAACTCCCCCACCAGCAACACTCACCCCGCTCACTAGAGAACGAGCGGCGAACCGACTGA
- a CDS encoding ABC transporter ATP-binding protein: MTTAVTIPRHGGTGGRTAVAARARQVVKAYGSGETRVVALDHVDVDIARGQFTAIMGPSGSGKSTLMHCLAGLDTVTSGQIHLDETEITGLKDKKLTQLRRDRIGFIFQAFNLLPTLNALENITLPMDIAGRKPDAAWLRQVVETVGLAERLKHRPTQLSGGQQQRVAVARALAARPEIIFGDEPTGNLDSRAGAEVLGFLRRSVDDLGQTIVMVTHDPVAASYADRVLYLADGRIVDEMIRPTADAVLDRMKDFDARGRTS, from the coding sequence GTGACAACGGCTGTGACCATTCCCAGGCACGGGGGCACTGGCGGGCGAACGGCTGTTGCCGCGAGGGCGCGACAGGTCGTCAAGGCGTACGGGTCGGGGGAGACCCGGGTCGTCGCGCTCGACCACGTCGACGTCGACATCGCGCGGGGCCAGTTCACCGCGATCATGGGCCCGTCGGGCTCGGGCAAGTCGACGCTGATGCACTGCCTCGCCGGTCTCGACACCGTCACGTCCGGCCAGATCCACCTGGACGAGACCGAGATCACCGGCCTCAAGGACAAGAAGCTCACGCAGCTGCGCCGGGACCGGATCGGCTTCATCTTCCAGGCGTTCAACCTGCTCCCCACCCTGAACGCCCTGGAGAACATCACGCTCCCGATGGACATCGCGGGCCGCAAGCCGGACGCCGCGTGGCTGCGCCAGGTCGTCGAGACCGTCGGCCTCGCCGAACGGCTCAAGCACCGGCCCACCCAGCTCTCCGGCGGCCAGCAGCAGCGCGTCGCCGTGGCCCGCGCGCTGGCCGCACGGCCCGAGATCATCTTCGGTGACGAGCCGACCGGAAACCTCGACTCCCGGGCCGGCGCCGAGGTGCTCGGCTTCCTGCGCCGCTCGGTCGACGACCTCGGCCAGACGATCGTGATGGTCACGCACGACCCGGTCGCCGCCTCGTACGCGGACCGCGTCCTGTACCTGGCCGACGGCCGCATCGTCGACGAGATGATCCGCCCGACGGCCGACGCCGTCCTCGACCGCATGAAGGACTTCGACGCACGGGGGCGCACCTCATGA
- a CDS encoding ABC transporter permease — MSANTVMKTSLRNFFAHKGRMALSAVAVLLSVAFVTGTLVFTDTMDKTFDKLFTATASDVTVSPKDSESEGSATGRPESLPASVLATVKQADGVKSAEGAVSSMDVTVVNADNENMGSENGAPTIAGNWTTNDLRSMEITSGHAPRGPTEVMVDADTAKKHHLKMGDELRTIAVTGDIRAKIVGIASFTVTNPGAAVVYFDTATAQRELIGKTGQFTQINVAAAAGVSDAELKRHVTAELASSGTYKIQTQQQTADANASDVGSFMDVIKYALLGFAGIAFLVGIFLIINTFSMLVAQRTREIGLMRAIGSSRKQVNRSVLVEALLLGVVGSVVGVGAGVGLAVGLMKLMSSMGMDLSTDDLTVKWTTPAIGLLLGIVVTVLAAYLPARRAGKVSPMAALRDAGTPADVKAGPVRAAIGLVLTGGGGFALYLATQADKASQGSLWLGVGIVASLIGFVVVGPLLAGIVVRVISAVLLRFFGPVGRMAERNALRNPRRTGATGAALMIGLALVACLSVVGSSMVASATDQLDKSVGADFIVEGQGGIKPQAANALKAVEKDGLVSHVTEVKWVKATVTTPGGAKEEQELSAASPSYTQDLRREATSGELSAAYGKNAMSVGSEFAERNHLKVGDTMTVAFAHGSTAKLKLAAITSDDTAFDKGAMYTNIATAEQYLPKDRVPLNGMMFAKAADGKADAAYKALKKSVAADPTVKVKDQTDYKETLKDQVGQLLNMIYGLLALAIIVAVLGVVNTLALSVVERTREIGLMRAIGLSRRQLRRMIRLESVVIALFGALLGLGLGMGWGATAQKLLALEGLGVLEIPWPTIIGVFIASAFVGLFAALIPAFRAGRMNVLNAIATD, encoded by the coding sequence ATGAGTGCCAACACCGTCATGAAGACCTCGCTGCGCAACTTCTTCGCGCACAAGGGCCGGATGGCCCTCTCAGCGGTCGCCGTGCTGCTGTCCGTCGCGTTCGTGACCGGGACGCTCGTGTTCACGGACACGATGGACAAGACCTTCGACAAGCTGTTCACGGCCACCGCGTCCGACGTCACCGTCAGCCCGAAGGACTCCGAGTCCGAGGGCAGCGCCACCGGCCGGCCCGAGTCGCTGCCGGCGTCCGTCCTGGCCACCGTGAAGCAGGCCGACGGCGTCAAGTCGGCCGAGGGCGCGGTCAGTTCGATGGACGTCACCGTCGTGAACGCCGACAACGAGAACATGGGGTCCGAGAACGGCGCCCCGACCATCGCCGGCAACTGGACCACGAACGACCTGCGGTCCATGGAGATCACCTCCGGGCACGCGCCGCGCGGCCCCACCGAGGTGATGGTCGACGCCGACACCGCGAAGAAGCACCACCTCAAAATGGGTGACGAGCTGCGCACGATCGCCGTCACCGGCGACATCAGGGCGAAGATCGTCGGTATCGCCTCCTTCACCGTCACCAACCCGGGCGCGGCCGTCGTCTACTTCGACACCGCCACCGCCCAGCGCGAACTCATCGGAAAGACCGGGCAGTTCACGCAGATCAACGTCGCCGCGGCGGCGGGCGTCTCGGACGCCGAGCTGAAGCGACACGTCACGGCCGAACTCGCGTCCTCCGGCACGTACAAGATCCAGACGCAGCAGCAGACCGCGGACGCCAACGCCTCCGACGTCGGCTCCTTCATGGACGTCATCAAGTACGCCCTGCTCGGCTTCGCCGGCATCGCCTTCCTCGTCGGCATCTTCCTGATCATCAACACGTTCTCGATGCTGGTCGCCCAGCGCACCCGCGAGATCGGCCTGATGCGCGCCATCGGCTCGTCCCGCAAGCAGGTCAACCGCTCCGTGCTCGTCGAGGCGCTGCTGCTCGGCGTCGTCGGCTCGGTGGTCGGCGTCGGCGCCGGTGTCGGCCTCGCCGTCGGCCTGATGAAGCTCATGTCCTCCATGGGCATGGACCTGTCCACCGACGACCTGACCGTGAAGTGGACGACGCCGGCGATCGGCCTGCTGCTCGGCATCGTCGTGACCGTGCTGGCCGCCTACCTGCCCGCCCGCCGGGCCGGCAAGGTCTCCCCGATGGCCGCCCTGCGCGACGCGGGCACCCCGGCCGACGTCAAGGCGGGCCCCGTCCGCGCCGCCATCGGACTCGTCCTCACGGGCGGCGGCGGCTTCGCCCTCTACCTCGCGACGCAGGCCGACAAGGCGAGCCAGGGCTCGCTGTGGCTGGGCGTCGGCATCGTCGCCTCGCTCATCGGCTTCGTCGTCGTCGGCCCGCTCCTCGCGGGCATCGTGGTCCGCGTCATCAGCGCCGTACTGCTCCGCTTCTTCGGCCCCGTGGGACGGATGGCCGAGCGCAACGCGCTGCGCAACCCGCGCCGCACCGGCGCGACCGGCGCGGCCCTGATGATCGGCCTCGCACTCGTCGCCTGCCTCTCCGTCGTCGGCTCCTCGATGGTCGCCTCGGCCACCGACCAGCTGGACAAGTCGGTCGGCGCGGACTTCATCGTCGAGGGCCAGGGCGGCATCAAGCCGCAGGCCGCGAACGCCCTGAAGGCGGTCGAGAAGGACGGCCTCGTCTCCCACGTCACCGAGGTCAAGTGGGTCAAGGCCACCGTGACCACCCCGGGCGGCGCCAAGGAGGAGCAGGAACTCTCCGCGGCCAGCCCCAGCTACACGCAGGACCTGCGGCGCGAGGCCACCTCCGGTGAGCTCTCGGCGGCGTACGGGAAGAACGCGATGTCGGTCGGCTCCGAGTTCGCGGAGCGCAACCACCTCAAGGTCGGCGACACGATGACCGTCGCCTTCGCCCACGGCTCCACGGCGAAGCTGAAGCTCGCGGCGATCACCTCGGACGACACCGCGTTCGACAAGGGCGCGATGTACACGAACATCGCGACGGCCGAGCAGTACCTGCCGAAGGACCGGGTGCCGCTGAACGGGATGATGTTCGCCAAGGCCGCCGACGGCAAGGCCGACGCCGCCTACAAGGCGCTCAAGAAGTCCGTCGCCGCCGACCCGACCGTCAAGGTCAAGGACCAGACCGACTACAAGGAGACCCTGAAGGACCAGGTCGGCCAGCTCCTGAACATGATCTACGGCCTGCTCGCGCTCGCGATCATCGTGGCGGTCCTCGGCGTGGTCAACACGCTGGCCCTCTCGGTGGTCGAGCGGACCCGCGAGATCGGCCTCATGCGGGCCATCGGCCTCTCCCGCCGCCAGCTGCGCCGCATGATCCGCCTGGAGTCGGTGGTCATCGCCCTCTTCGGCGCCCTGCTCGGCCTCGGGCTCGGCATGGGCTGGGGCGCGACCGCCCAGAAGCTCCTGGCCCTGGAGGGCCTCGGCGTCCTGGAGATCCCCTGGCCGACGATCATCGGGGTCTTCATCGCCTCGGCCTTCGTGGGCCTGTTCGCGGCGCTGATCCCGGCGTTCCGCGCGGGGCGGATGAACGTGCTGAACGCGATCGCCACGGACTGA
- the mfd gene encoding transcription-repair coupling factor encodes MSLHGLLDAVVKDAALAEAIKAAGDGNRMHIDLVGPPASRPFVLAALAREAKRPVLAVTATGREAEDLAAALRSLLPEDGVAEYPSWETLPHERLSPRSDTVGRRLAVLRRLTHPSTDDPETGPVSVVVAPIRSVLQPQVKGLGELEPVALRSGQSADLNEIVEALAAAAYARVELVEKRGEFAVRGGILDVFPPTEEHPLRVEFWGDDVEEIRYFKVADQRSLEIAEHGLWAPPCRELLLTDDVRARAAELAERHPELGELLGKIAEGIAVEGMESLAPVLVDEMELLIDVLPAGSMAVVCDPERVRTRAADLVATSQEFLQASWAASATGGEAPIDVGAASLWAVADVRERARELGMMWWSVSPFAADVTWTSAADAAGGADTLQLGMHAPETYRGDTAKALADTKGWLQDGWRTVFVTEGHGPAARTVEVLGGEGIAARLDKDLTALAPSVVQVACGSLEVGFLHPELKVAVLTETDLTGQRSAGKDGQRMPARRRKTIDPLTLESGDYIVHEQHGVGRYIEMVQRTVQGATREYLVVEYAPAKRGQPGDRLYIPTDQLEQITKYVGGEAPTLHRLGGADWTKTKARAKKAVKEIAADLIRLYSARMAAPGHAFGPDTPWQRELEDAFPYAETPDQLTTIAEVKEDMEKTVPMDRLICGDVGYGKTEIAVRAAFKAVQDGKQVAVLVPTTLLVQQHFGTFSERYSQFPVAVRALSRFQTETESKATLEGLKDGSVDIVIGTHRLFSSETRFKDLGLVIVDEEQRFGVEHKEQLKKLRANVDVLTMSATPIPRTLEMAVTGIREMSTITTPPEERHPVLTFVGPYEEKQIGAAIRRELLREGQVFYIHNRVESIDRAAARLREIVPEARIATAHGQMSEQALEQVVVDFWEKKFDVLVATTIVESGIDISNANTLIVERGDNFGLSQLHQLRGRVGRGRDRGYAYFLYPPEKPLTETAHERLATIAQHTEMGAGMYVAMKDLEIRGAGNLLGGEQSGHIAGVGFDLYVRMVGEAVADYRAQMDGGVEEEPPLEVKIELPVDAHVPHDYAPGERLRLQAYRAIASANTEEDVKHVREELTDRYGKLPEPVENLLLVAGLRMLSRACGVGEIVLQGANIRFAPVELRESQELRLKRLYPGTVIKPATHQILVPRPKTAKVGGKPLVGRELLAWVGEFLATILGS; translated from the coding sequence ATGAGTCTGCACGGACTGCTCGACGCCGTCGTCAAGGACGCCGCCCTCGCGGAAGCGATCAAGGCGGCCGGTGACGGCAACCGCATGCACATCGACCTCGTGGGCCCGCCCGCGTCGCGGCCCTTCGTTCTGGCCGCGCTCGCGCGCGAGGCGAAACGTCCCGTCCTGGCCGTCACCGCCACCGGCCGCGAGGCCGAGGACCTGGCGGCCGCGCTGCGCTCGCTGCTCCCGGAGGACGGGGTCGCCGAGTACCCGTCGTGGGAGACGCTGCCGCACGAGCGGCTCTCCCCCCGGTCGGACACGGTCGGCCGTCGCCTCGCCGTGCTGCGCCGGCTGACCCACCCGAGCACCGACGACCCGGAGACCGGTCCCGTGTCGGTGGTCGTCGCGCCGATCCGCTCCGTGCTCCAGCCGCAGGTCAAGGGGCTCGGCGAGCTGGAGCCCGTCGCCCTGCGCAGCGGGCAGAGCGCGGACCTGAACGAGATCGTCGAGGCGCTGGCCGCCGCGGCGTACGCCCGCGTCGAGCTGGTCGAGAAGCGCGGCGAGTTCGCGGTCCGCGGCGGCATCCTCGACGTCTTCCCGCCGACCGAGGAACACCCGCTGCGCGTCGAGTTCTGGGGCGACGACGTCGAGGAGATCCGCTACTTCAAGGTCGCCGACCAGCGGTCGCTGGAGATCGCCGAGCACGGGCTGTGGGCGCCGCCCTGCCGGGAACTCCTGCTCACCGACGACGTGCGCGCCCGCGCGGCCGAACTCGCCGAGCGGCACCCCGAGTTGGGCGAACTGCTCGGGAAGATCGCCGAGGGTATCGCGGTCGAGGGCATGGAGTCCCTCGCGCCCGTCCTCGTCGACGAGATGGAGCTCCTGATCGACGTCCTGCCGGCCGGGTCGATGGCCGTGGTCTGCGACCCGGAGCGGGTGCGGACCCGGGCCGCCGACCTGGTCGCCACGTCCCAGGAGTTCCTCCAGGCGTCCTGGGCGGCGTCCGCGACCGGCGGCGAAGCCCCCATCGACGTGGGCGCCGCCTCGCTGTGGGCCGTCGCCGACGTACGGGAGCGGGCGCGTGAGCTCGGCATGATGTGGTGGTCGGTGTCGCCGTTCGCCGCCGATGTCACGTGGACGTCAGCCGCCGACGCGGCGGGCGGCGCGGACACCCTCCAGCTCGGCATGCACGCCCCCGAGACCTACCGCGGCGACACCGCGAAGGCGCTGGCGGACACCAAGGGCTGGCTCCAGGACGGCTGGCGCACCGTCTTCGTCACCGAGGGGCACGGGCCCGCGGCCCGCACCGTCGAGGTGCTCGGCGGCGAGGGCATCGCCGCCCGCCTCGACAAGGACCTCACCGCACTCGCCCCGTCCGTCGTGCAGGTGGCCTGCGGCAGCCTCGAAGTCGGTTTCCTGCACCCGGAGTTGAAGGTCGCGGTCCTCACCGAGACCGACCTGACCGGGCAGCGGTCGGCCGGCAAGGACGGCCAGCGGATGCCCGCCAGGCGCCGCAAGACCATCGACCCGCTCACGCTGGAGTCCGGCGACTACATCGTGCACGAGCAGCACGGTGTCGGCCGCTACATCGAGATGGTGCAGCGCACCGTCCAGGGCGCGACCCGCGAGTACCTCGTCGTCGAGTACGCCCCCGCCAAGCGCGGCCAGCCCGGCGACCGCCTCTACATCCCCACGGACCAGCTGGAGCAGATCACCAAGTACGTGGGCGGCGAGGCGCCCACCCTGCACCGGCTCGGCGGCGCCGACTGGACGAAGACCAAGGCGCGCGCCAAGAAGGCCGTCAAGGAGATCGCCGCCGACCTCATCAGGCTGTACAGCGCGCGCATGGCGGCGCCGGGCCACGCCTTCGGCCCGGACACGCCCTGGCAGCGCGAGCTGGAGGACGCGTTCCCGTACGCGGAGACGCCCGACCAGCTCACCACGATCGCCGAGGTCAAGGAGGACATGGAGAAGACGGTCCCGATGGACCGCCTGATCTGCGGTGACGTCGGCTACGGCAAGACGGAGATCGCGGTCCGCGCGGCCTTCAAGGCGGTCCAGGACGGCAAGCAGGTGGCGGTCCTCGTCCCGACGACCCTGCTGGTGCAGCAGCACTTCGGCACGTTCAGCGAGCGCTACTCCCAGTTCCCGGTGGCCGTGCGGGCGCTGAGCCGTTTCCAGACGGAGACCGAGTCGAAGGCCACCCTGGAGGGCCTCAAGGACGGCTCGGTCGACATCGTCATCGGCACCCACCGGCTCTTCTCGTCCGAGACCCGGTTCAAGGACCTGGGCCTGGTCATCGTCGACGAGGAGCAGCGGTTCGGCGTCGAGCACAAGGAACAGCTCAAGAAGCTGCGCGCCAACGTCGACGTCCTGACGATGTCGGCGACCCCCATCCCCCGTACGCTCGAAATGGCCGTGACCGGCATCCGCGAGATGTCGACGATCACGACACCGCCCGAGGAGCGGCACCCGGTCCTCACCTTCGTCGGTCCGTACGAGGAGAAGCAGATCGGCGCGGCCATCCGCCGCGAACTCCTGCGCGAGGGCCAGGTCTTCTACATCCACAACCGGGTCGAGTCGATCGACCGGGCGGCGGCGCGGCTGCGCGAGATCGTGCCCGAGGCGCGGATCGCGACGGCCCACGGCCAGATGTCCGAACAGGCCCTGGAGCAGGTCGTCGTGGACTTCTGGGAGAAGAAGTTCGACGTCCTCGTCGCGACGACGATCGTCGAGTCCGGCATCGACATCTCGAACGCCAACACGCTGATCGTGGAGCGCGGCGACAACTTCGGCCTCAGCCAGCTCCACCAGCTGCGCGGCCGGGTCGGGCGCGGCCGCGACCGCGGCTACGCCTACTTCCTCTACCCGCCGGAGAAGCCGCTCACGGAGACGGCCCACGAGCGCCTCGCCACCATCGCGCAGCACACGGAGATGGGCGCGGGCATGTACGTCGCGATGAAGGACCTGGAGATCCGCGGCGCGGGCAACCTGCTCGGCGGCGAACAGTCCGGCCACATCGCGGGCGTCGGCTTCGACCTGTACGTACGGATGGTCGGCGAGGCCGTGGCCGACTACCGGGCGCAGATGGACGGCGGTGTCGAGGAGGAGCCGCCGCTGGAGGTCAAGATCGAGCTCCCCGTCGACGCGCACGTCCCGCACGACTACGCCCCCGGTGAGCGGCTGCGTCTCCAGGCCTACCGCGCCATCGCCTCCGCGAACACGGAGGAGGACGTCAAGCACGTCCGCGAGGAACTCACCGACCGCTACGGCAAGTTGCCCGAGCCGGTCGAGAACCTGCTCCTGGTGGCGGGCCTGCGCATGCTCTCCCGCGCCTGCGGCGTCGGCGAGATCGTGCTCCAGGGCGCCAACATCCGCTTCGCGCCCGTGGAGTTGAGGGAGTCGCAGGAGCTGCGGCTGAAGCGGCTCTACCCGGGGACCGTCATCAAGCCGGCCACGCACCAGATCCTGGTGCCGCGCCCGAAGACGGCGAAGGTGGGCGGCAAGCCGTTGGTCGGGCGGGAACTGCTGGCGTGGGTCGGCGAGTTCCTGGCGACGATCCTGGGGTCGTAA
- a CDS encoding SCO6745 family protein, translating to MTHIPDAKVRQLWHLLEPLHAVLYYAPEAFEEAAALGYDVEERWPSYFAWRAAPLGAAGPRRVASAFYSFSPAKVAEHVPAAWAVAAPREVLAARLRAVDRAYRTLFGDAVDGPDVARAADLARRAAEAAHLEGRPLAAANAELPWPDAPHLVLWQAATVLREHRGDGHVAALLTAGLGPAESLVSFAAIGAAPVETFASRGWTRAEWDAAHQLLAGEGLVDEDGIATDAGRALRAEVEARTDRLAAGPWRALGTDAVGEFSDLIGELWVAVLGSGLLPSVTTLGIGKG from the coding sequence ATGACGCACATACCGGATGCCAAGGTCCGTCAGCTGTGGCACCTGCTGGAACCGCTGCACGCCGTGCTCTACTACGCGCCCGAGGCCTTCGAGGAGGCGGCCGCGCTGGGGTACGACGTCGAGGAGCGGTGGCCGAGCTACTTCGCCTGGCGCGCCGCCCCGCTCGGCGCCGCCGGTCCACGGCGCGTCGCCTCCGCCTTCTACAGCTTCAGCCCCGCCAAGGTCGCCGAGCACGTACCGGCCGCCTGGGCGGTGGCGGCGCCGCGGGAGGTGCTGGCCGCCCGGCTGCGCGCCGTCGACCGCGCCTACCGGACGCTCTTCGGTGACGCGGTGGACGGCCCGGACGTGGCGCGGGCCGCCGACCTCGCCCGGCGCGCCGCCGAGGCGGCCCACCTCGAAGGCCGCCCGCTGGCCGCCGCCAACGCCGAGCTGCCCTGGCCCGACGCCCCGCACCTGGTGCTCTGGCAGGCGGCCACCGTGCTGCGCGAGCACCGCGGCGACGGACACGTGGCCGCGCTGCTCACGGCGGGGCTCGGCCCGGCCGAGTCGCTCGTGTCGTTCGCGGCGATCGGCGCGGCGCCCGTGGAGACGTTCGCGAGCCGCGGCTGGACGCGGGCCGAGTGGGACGCGGCCCACCAACTCCTGGCCGGCGAGGGGCTGGTGGACGAGGACGGCATCGCCACGGACGCGGGCCGAGCGCTGCGCGCCGAGGTCGAGGCCCGAACGGACCGGCTCGCGGCCGGGCCCTGGCGCGCCCTCGGCACCGACGCGGTCGGCGAATTCTCGGATCTGATCGGCGAGTTGTGGGTAGCCGTTCTCGGGTCGGGCCTGCTGCCCTCGGTCACGACGCTGGGCATCGGCAAGGGGTGA
- a CDS encoding HNH endonuclease family protein codes for MKRERRPTKRGGGVVLRGAGRIAGAVLVAAVAVTGCEVTTGTGTGGGDAGPEPQGEAGSALAAVGTLTVKGRAPKTGYSRERFGSAWADTDSNSCDTRDDILKRDLEGVRYSGGGDCKVVSGTLAPDPYSGKDVSFTRGRSQVDIDHLVALSDAWQKGAFQWEPGKRIALANDPLNLLAVGATPNRSKGDGDTATWLPPNKKYRCAYVAGQVAVKKKYGLWVTAAERDAMKKVLGGCPDQKLPTGGNSTAAPPRFHAR; via the coding sequence ATGAAACGCGAACGAAGGCCAACAAAAAGGGGAGGCGGCGTCGTGCTGCGAGGTGCTGGGCGGATCGCGGGCGCGGTGCTGGTGGCGGCCGTCGCCGTCACCGGCTGCGAGGTGACGACCGGGACCGGGACCGGTGGCGGTGACGCGGGTCCCGAGCCGCAGGGCGAGGCGGGCAGCGCGCTCGCCGCCGTCGGCACGCTGACCGTGAAGGGCCGCGCGCCCAAGACCGGTTACTCCCGGGAGCGGTTCGGCAGCGCGTGGGCCGACACCGACTCCAACAGCTGCGACACCCGTGACGACATCCTCAAGCGGGACCTGGAGGGCGTGCGCTACTCGGGCGGCGGCGACTGCAAGGTCGTCTCCGGCACCCTCGCCCCGGACCCGTACAGCGGCAAGGACGTCTCCTTCACGCGCGGCCGCAGCCAGGTCGACATCGACCATCTCGTCGCCCTCTCCGACGCCTGGCAGAAGGGCGCCTTCCAGTGGGAGCCCGGCAAGCGCATCGCGCTCGCCAACGACCCGCTGAACCTGCTCGCCGTCGGGGCGACCCCCAACCGCAGCAAGGGGGACGGCGACACCGCGACCTGGCTGCCGCCGAACAAGAAGTACCGCTGCGCGTACGTCGCCGGACAGGTCGCCGTGAAGAAGAAGTACGGGCTGTGGGTGACCGCCGCCGAGCGCGACGCCATGAAGAAGGTGCTCGGCGGCTGCCCGGACCAGAAGCTGCCGACCGGCGGAAATTCGACTGCGGCGCCGCCGCGCTTCCATGCACGATGA